Proteins from a genomic interval of Sulfurimonas sp. HSL3-2:
- a CDS encoding tail fiber protein: MEGYLGEIRLWPVVWAPKNWAFCAGQTMHITENQALFSLIGTTYGGDGRITFKLPDLTGRVPVGVSSFPHLGEQFGDKTVTLTQNNLPAHNHGINNSAPSNATANLKVHDGTANTSKTAGAQALASAGSYDNGHGVTPIPMLSTSTPNALLNNVVTGITATLPPATESTGKGEAFYNYQPSMGLHYIICVVGIFPDRA; encoded by the coding sequence ATGGAAGGTTATTTAGGAGAGATTAGATTGTGGCCAGTAGTTTGGGCTCCAAAAAATTGGGCATTCTGTGCAGGGCAAACGATGCACATAACGGAAAATCAGGCTTTATTTTCTTTGATAGGAACAACTTACGGTGGAGACGGAAGAATCACTTTTAAGCTTCCTGATCTTACGGGAAGAGTTCCTGTCGGCGTATCAAGTTTTCCTCATCTGGGTGAACAATTTGGTGATAAAACGGTAACTTTAACTCAAAATAATTTACCTGCACATAACCATGGGATCAATAATTCTGCTCCATCAAATGCTACAGCAAATTTAAAAGTTCATGATGGAACTGCGAATACAAGCAAAACAGCTGGAGCACAAGCTTTAGCCAGTGCGGGTAGTTATGACAATGGACATGGTGTGACTCCTATCCCTATGCTATCCACATCGACACCAAATGCGCTACTTAACAATGTTGTAACGGGTATTACGGCAACACTTCCCCCTGCCACGGAAAGTACAGGAAAGGGCGAAGCTTTTTATAATTATCAGCCAAGTATGGGACTTCATTATATTATCTGTGTAGTCGGTATATTTCCTGATCGTGCATAA
- a CDS encoding cupin domain-containing protein, which produces MNSDYDKRALINTETLEWEKTEQTGVFKKTLSLKNQEETALVKMEENTSLNRDSQQINSVEIFVLDGTYMNEFGEFHKGTYLYLPKENEAYVRTTSGCTVFRKVDQSKDEEQVIINTSTSEWLPGQGNLEVLPLHTQTALVKWPQNERFIPHRHWGGEEILVLQGTFMDEHGAYPQGCWIRSPHLSEHYPFVDEETIIFVKTGHL; this is translated from the coding sequence ATGAATAGTGACTATGATAAACGAGCTTTGATAAATACAGAAACTTTAGAGTGGGAAAAAACTGAACAAACAGGTGTTTTCAAAAAAACACTCTCTTTAAAGAACCAAGAAGAAACAGCTTTGGTAAAAATGGAAGAGAATACAAGTTTAAATCGAGATTCACAACAGATAAACAGTGTAGAGATATTTGTTTTAGACGGAACGTATATGAATGAATTTGGAGAGTTTCACAAAGGGACTTATCTTTATCTACCAAAAGAAAATGAAGCTTATGTCAGAACAACAAGCGGATGCACGGTTTTTAGAAAAGTAGATCAGTCTAAAGATGAAGAACAAGTCATCATAAATACATCTACTTCTGAATGGTTACCCGGACAGGGAAACTTAGAAGTACTCCCTTTGCATACACAAACAGCCTTGGTAAAATGGCCTCAGAATGAAAGGTTTATCCCTCATAGACATTGGGGAGGAGAAGAGATCCTTGTACTACAAGGAACTTTCATGGATGAACATGGAGCGTATCCACAAGGCTGTTGGATCAGAAGTCCCCATTTAAGTGAACACTATCCATTTGTGGATGAAGAAACTATAATCTTTGTTAAAACAGGTCATTTATAA
- a CDS encoding ATP-binding protein: MNYKELAIGIKQKYTTFKVTSLLPGIAIAFLYIVTGKLSFDLLNNNEGINCIGLFAPEGIALAFALYFGKRVVPGIFIGQFVLAYTNNINFLPSFAVAVINSIEALIGIYVFNKFELSKELKTFRDAFGLVFIIALILQPFSAIFSNAVLLLDGFHLTASEFLYAVFSWWFGNVMGQFLLTPFLLLFFIHFKKIDFKDFLLIGALFGVYIYFLTIIIAIENPFLLMCLTMPVITFIVSKKGILYGTFMSAIVAMIASYSVYFGIGAFYLRASTDNIINYNIFILAHMAVVLVVGILFDEQKRQKEILHVTVQDEINKNQVQQVLMLQQSRLAQMGEMISVIAHQWRQPLSVIGMSAFNIQSKIKLEKFNFDDKASREKFLQLVEDEMADIHRYTRYLTGTIDDFTNFFKPDKEKELTSLNIPIEKALKILHSLILKENIQITVDISIRNHIKIYTYEVMQVVLNIIKNSIDNFMEKNIENPSIAIRAREDAHKFTIQICDNGGGIDESILPKIFDPYFSTKSEKNGTGLGLYISKIVIENHSSGLLNVRNEKNGVCFEIIFYKDQ, from the coding sequence ATGAATTATAAAGAACTCGCAATAGGCATCAAACAAAAATACACTACATTTAAAGTTACATCTCTACTCCCCGGTATAGCCATCGCTTTTTTATATATTGTCACGGGAAAGCTTAGTTTTGATCTGTTGAACAATAACGAAGGCATAAACTGTATCGGTCTTTTTGCTCCGGAGGGGATAGCTCTTGCCTTTGCACTTTACTTTGGTAAAAGAGTCGTACCCGGTATTTTCATAGGCCAGTTTGTGTTGGCCTATACGAACAACATTAACTTTCTGCCCTCTTTTGCAGTGGCTGTCATTAACTCCATAGAAGCGTTGATCGGGATATATGTTTTTAATAAGTTTGAACTTAGCAAAGAGTTGAAAACTTTTAGAGATGCTTTTGGATTGGTTTTTATCATTGCCCTGATATTACAGCCTTTTAGTGCCATATTCTCCAATGCTGTACTTTTACTTGACGGATTTCATTTAACAGCCAGTGAGTTTTTGTATGCTGTATTTTCATGGTGGTTCGGCAATGTTATGGGACAGTTCTTACTAACCCCGTTTTTATTGCTTTTTTTTATTCACTTTAAAAAAATAGATTTTAAAGATTTTTTACTCATTGGCGCTCTCTTTGGAGTTTATATCTACTTTTTAACCATCATTATTGCTATAGAAAATCCTTTTTTACTTATGTGTTTAACGATGCCGGTAATAACTTTTATAGTTTCGAAAAAAGGGATCTTATATGGAACATTTATGAGTGCTATCGTCGCAATGATCGCGTCTTACTCTGTCTATTTTGGTATTGGTGCATTTTATCTGCGTGCAAGTACAGACAACATCATCAATTACAACATTTTTATTCTTGCTCATATGGCGGTAGTCCTCGTAGTCGGCATTTTATTTGATGAACAGAAAAGACAAAAAGAGATCTTACATGTAACCGTACAAGATGAGATAAATAAAAATCAAGTTCAGCAAGTACTTATGCTGCAACAAAGCAGACTTGCTCAAATGGGGGAGATGATAAGTGTCATAGCTCATCAGTGGAGGCAGCCGTTAAGCGTCATCGGGATGAGTGCTTTTAATATTCAAAGTAAAATAAAATTAGAAAAATTTAATTTTGATGATAAAGCATCACGAGAAAAGTTTTTACAGCTTGTAGAGGATGAGATGGCAGATATACATAGGTATACGCGCTATCTGACCGGTACTATTGATGATTTTACAAACTTCTTTAAACCCGATAAAGAAAAAGAGTTGACAAGCTTGAACATACCTATAGAAAAGGCTTTAAAGATTCTTCACTCTCTTATCCTCAAAGAGAATATACAAATTACTGTCGATATCAGTATTAGAAATCACATCAAGATCTATACCTATGAAGTGATGCAGGTGGTACTAAATATCATTAAAAACAGTATAGATAACTTTATGGAAAAAAATATAGAAAATCCATCAATAGCGATCCGTGCGCGTGAAGATGCACATAAATTTACAATACAGATCTGTGATAACGGAGGCGGTATTGACGAGTCCATTTTACCGAAGATATTTGACCCGTACTTTTCAACAAAAAGTGAAAAAAACGGTACAGGACTAGGGCTGTACATCTCTAAAATAGTCATAGAAAATCATAGCTCCGGTTTACTGAATGTAAGAAATGAAAAAAATGGTGTCTGCTTTGAGATCATCTTTTATAAAGATCAATAA